TCCACGCCATGACTCCGGATTTCCTGATGCAGGGCAGATGCCATTTCAGGATCAACCGGAGCCATAACCTGTTCCCCCATCTCCAGCAGGGTCACACTGATCCCCCGTTCGCTCAGAGCCTCCATCACTTCAAGTCCGATAAATCCCCCCCCGACAAGCGTGGTGTGAGCTACGTGATGTTGCTCAATCCACCCCAGGATAGCATCCATGTCAGTAAGATTTCGCAGCGTAAAGACACCCTCTTCCTGTAGCCCGGGCAAAGGAGGGACAACCGGAGCGGCGCCGGTACTGAGGAGCAGACGATCCCATTCTTCGCTATAGACCTCCCCTGAGGTCAGATTTTTAACCGTCACCGTTTTATTAACCGGATCCACTGACGTCACTTCATGACAGATACGGACGTCTATGTTAAAGCGGGATTTAAAATCCTCCGGGGTTTTCAGAATCAGTGACTGCCTTAAAGGAATTTTTCCGCCTATATGATAAGGTAATCCACAGTTGGCGAAAGAGACATCGCTTCCCCGTTCAAACACAACAATACTGACATTCTCTGATAACCGACGAGCTCTGGCTGCAGCGGATGCCCCGCCGGCAACACCACCAACAATCACTATTTTCATTACATCCTCTCTGTTCACCCGGGGCAAAAATGCCTGCCAGATATAATCGTTTCCCCGGGCCGGCAGGACGCTGCAGACCTGACGAACACGATGGCAAAATTACGATACCGTTAGTATACTAAATTATATTATATAAAAACACATAGTATGAGAAATCAGCAATGCTCATGAATGAAGACACAAAACGTCAGACAGATATGAAGAATGCGGCCCTGAGGGCAGCAGATGTCTTACGGGGACTGGCCAACAGCGACCGGTTGCTGTTGATGTGTCAGTTAAGCCTGGGGGAAGCGAATGTGGCCGGGCTGGAAGCGGCGGTCGGTATCACTCAGCCGACCCTGTCCCAGCAGCTGGGTGTAATGCGCCGCCTGAAGCTGGTCGAGACCCGACGGGCAGGTAAAATGGTATATTACCGTATTGAGGATAACCGTATCATGACGTTGTTAAATACCTTATATGATCTCTACTGCCCGCAGGCAGGCACCGGTAAAGGAAGCCATAACAACGAATAATATGATCCTGCTTTCCCCGTAAACCGTTTTATCCATGCATCATTAACCCTGTTCAGGCTGTGAAATGCCAGACCGGAACCTGCGATACCTTAACGGGAAAACAACAGTGGTCCGGATATACCAGCCGATGATGCCCGTCACGGACTGTATTTCTCGTTCACGCATTCACTGATTAACCCACTGATTCAATGGTGTTTAATACTGTGACGGTCAGAAAAAACAGCCACAGGAACACGGATGATTCTGCACTGTCAGTAATAGCCTGTGGCTGACAAACCGTTTTTTCTGCTGCCACGGGGTGACATTATTCAAGCAGGCTACGCAACATCCAGGCAGTTTTCTCATGTAACTGGATACGTTGTGTAAGCAGATCTGCTGTGGCTTCATCATTCGCATTATTAACGAGCGGGAACAGGGAGCGTGCAGTTTTAACCACGGTCTCCTGGCCCTGGACAAGATTTTCAATCATGTTTTTTGCTGCCGGAATATCCTTATCTTCATTAACCGCTGTTAAACGTGAAAATTCATGATATGTGCCGGGCGCGAAGCATCCGAGCGAGCGTATACGTTCAGCGATATCATCAACGGCAGTGGCCAGCTCATTGTATTGATTTTCAAACATTAAATGTAAGCTGTTAAACATGGGGCCAGTTACATTCCAGTGATAGTAATGTGTTTTTATATACAGGGTATAGGTGTCAGCAAGAAGCCGGGACAGGCCGTCTGCAATCTCCACCCGGGATGATTCAGCAATACCAATATCAATGATTTGTTTACTCATAACTACCTCTTACACGGTTTCAGTGGAATATACGATATGCGATTATTCTTTCCGGTCTGAGCAAAACACGCCTCAAATTTTTATAATAACCAGGTACACCTGTCGTCTGTCACACTAGCGATGCGCCAGAGCAATATCCTGCGACGGAACAATGAATTTCGCCGTGGCACGTGCCACTGTCTGCTGTCCTTTTGTCAGCCATGCTTCAAGCAGGTAAATCCCCCTGCGTTGCCCAAGCAGTCTGGCACATACCATCAGTTTGTCTCCGGTACAAACGGGTGAAATGAATCTTACCGTCAGTTCAGCCGTCAGGGCTTGCACACCCTGCATGAACAAACAATGAGTCATTGCTGCATCCAGCAGGGTACTCGTCATTCCGCCATGTAAAAGACCCGTATACCCCTGATGCCTGTGATTGGCCGTGTAGTCCGCACATACAGAGCCATCCGGGTGCTCTGAAAACATTAAGTTCACCGTATCAGGGTTGTTGTCGCGGGAACTACAGACCATACAACAGGTATGGGCCTTTCTGGCATCAAGATAACAATTCATCTGTTTCTGCTCAGCGTCCGGTTGTACTGACGGGAGGCATCCGGAATTCAGTCAGCTGAGGGGCTCCCCCGGCATCATTACTGCCTCCTCCACACATTCCGGCTCCTGGTTTATACACAATACGGGTCTGATAAAAATCACCGCCCGTGATGAAATAAACTCATGAATGGCAACAGCGCCCGTTTCCGTGATGATGCTGACGCCCACCCTGGCACGCATTTTCTGCTGTGTTCCCGTCAGAGTGACAGCATTTTTTCCCTTTCGCCTCATGATGAAAGGACTGGCGTCCCTGCTCCGGCTTATTCAGTTCAGTCAGAACACGGGTATCCGGATCACACAGTTCAGTGAACAAACGACGACCACAGTCAGTCTGGTACACCGCGATCTGATGCCCCAGTAATTTACCCAGCATCCGTTCCCCGATGTTACGGACCACAACGCGGCTGACTTGCTGTTGAACCAGCAGGTCAACCAGCTTCCGTTTACCTGAACAATCTGCGCCCAGCGCGGGATTTTCTGTCCGGCTGAGCTCCACACCGCGCTCATCCACCAGGACAAGGTGACTCGCTTTGGTAAAATGATTTGCTACCCGGTCGTCATTCACTGGAATGGCTGTGATCATCTTGTGTAACTCCTTCCCTTTCAGAGTGCATTATTAAGGCCTTGCCCTGAGTGAGACAGTCCACAACCTTAAAACGGGCTGCTTTCAGGACATTGGCCAGTGTCTGCCTTGAAACCCCCATTGCAACAGCCGCTTCCTGCTGTTGCATGCCCAGTAAATCGACCAGCCGTAACGCTTCAAACTCATCTTCTTTTAAATGAACATGTTCAAGCTGGCTCATCGGTCGCGCATTGGGCTTAAAACAGGTATCCGCAGGGCGGCCACAGATGTTACGGGGAATTCTGGGTCTTGGCATGAAGGCTCCTTATTGGCATATGCTGTATATACACTCATAAACTGGCATATGCAATATACTCTGCTCACCGGTGGAGAATTTTTTGCTTTACCCTGGAGTCTGTAAGTGGGCAGCAGGTCATGAGAGATGAAGAGAAAGAAAACAGATACTGTATGAGACTCAATTTAAAGTGCTGCCATAAGGGGGTCGTCTCAGAAAACGGAATCTATGGTCACTCCCGTTTTTGCAACACCGATTTTGACGACAAGTTGGCTTGCTTGAATCTATCCGGCGTCTGAATGGGATTTTATTCCCGCGCCTTGATGAGTTCCGCGCCTGATGAACCTCCAGAAAATATACGGCTTCAATGAGCCTTTCCGTTTTACAGGTTCCTCAACAGGCCGGTGGGCCGTTAGTATCATCAATATCAGTATTCGCAAAACCAGATCAGTAATTCTTTAAACCGGTGTATTTCTGCCGTTATGCTACATAAGTTTGCTGTCGTGCCGTTAGGGCCCAGGCTATTCTGGCCAGCTTGTTTGCCAGAGCACAAGTGACGACAAAGTTGCTTTTCCGGCACAGTAAATCCCTGACCCAATCGGCCAATTTGCCAGACTGGTGTTCCAGTTTTTGTATGAATACCCTGGCACATTGAACCAACAAAGTTCGGATCTTTTTATTACCTCGCTTACTAATTCCCAGCAATGTCGTCCTACCTCCCGTGCTGTACTGCCGAGGTACAAGCCCTGTTGCCGCCGCAAAGTCACGGCTGCTGGCGTACTGCTTCCCGTCGCCAATCTCAGTTGAAATAGTACTCGCTGTCAGTGTTCCGACGCAGGGAATGCTCAGCAAGCGCTGTCCAACCTCATCTTCGTCCAACTTTCGTTTCAACTGGGATTCCAAATCTTTAATCTGCTCAACAAGATAGTGATAATGCTGTTGTAATTTCAGCAATAACTGGCTGAGGTAAAGAGGCAAACTATTATCCTCAAGAATGGTACTCAGTCGGCTAATAACGGCAGCTCCTCGGGGAACGCTAATGCCAAATTCCAGCAGAAAAGCATGCATTTGATTGGTTGTTTTTACCTTATCCTGAACCAGGGATTCACGGACACGATGCAGAGCCCGCATTGCCTGCTGAGATTCCGTTCTGGGCTGCACAAAACGCATAGACGGACGCGATGCAGCTTCACAAATAGCTTCGGCGTCGACAAAGTCGTTTTTATTGCTTTTAACGAACGGGCGGACAAATTGTGGTGATATCAGCTTTGGGGAATGCCCCAACTCTTCCAACTTGCGTGCCATAAAGTGAGAACCGCCACAGGCTTCCATTGCGATGGTTGTAGCGGGGCATGTCGCCAAAAATTCGATCAACTTTGGCCGGGTAAATTTTTTACGGTAAACAGCCTTCCCGCGACGATCCTGGCAATGAATATGGAAAGAGTTTTTACCCAGATCGATACCAATGAGCGCAATGTTTTCCATGATAGTTCTCCGAATGAAAGCCTGTCCTCAGCATAGTACCGGGAAGGAGGGAGTGACCATCTCATTAAATAAAGCACGTTAAGCCCATTGCAGACTCTAGATATTGACGAGTACGTCGGGTTTTCTCTTGTTTGAGTTGCCTCTTGTGGTAAGATAGTAATCAATTACTATCTTACAAGGAGTGCTCGTGGACACCCATCCAAAGCATCTGCCGGCCGATGAACGTCGTGCCGTAACTGTCGAGTCCGTCGTGGCGCTTGCCGGTTCACAAAACCCAAGCGAGATAACCACTGCGGCTATCGCTAAACACATGAACTTGACCCAGGGTGCGCTGTTTCGGCACTTCCCGAACAAGGAAGCCATTTGGCAGGCGGTCATGGAGTGGGTAGCAGAGCGCCTATTAGCCAGAATCGATCGATCCGCACAAGGAATCGAGTCGCCCTTGGCAGCCATGGAGGCGATGTTCATGAGTCATATCGAATTCGTAGCTGAGCACCCAGGCGTGCCAAGAATGATGTTTGGTGAGCTTCAGCGTGCCGAATCGACACCGGCCAAGCGCATGGTGCAAACCTTGATTCAGCGCTACGGCGAACGTTTGCATCGTCTCATCGAGAAAGGCAAGGCCAGCGGCGAGTTGTCTCCCTCGCTTGACAACGAGGCGGCGGCAACGCTGTTCATTGGCACGATCCAGGGCTTGGTCATGCAATCGCTGTTGGCGGGTGATGTGGGACGTATGCACCGCGATGCGCCGCGCGTCTTTGCAATTTATCGGCGTGGCATAAGGAGTGCGCAATGAAAAAGTTACCCTTGCAAGGCCGCACCCTGGCACTGCTTGCCGTCATCATTCCTTTGCTGGTGCTTTTTATTTATGTCGGTCTGCGATCAGGGCCGCTCGCCCCGGTCGCTGTGACGGTGGCAAGCGTGGAATCACAGGCTATCACACCGGCGCTGTTCGGCATCGGCACGGTGGAGGCGCGCTACACCTACAAGATCGGACCGACGTTTGCCGGGCGCGTCAAACGCCTGGAGGTGCATGTAGGCGACCAGGTCAAGGCCGGACAGGTGCTCGGCGAGATGGAGCCGGTCGACCTTGATGATCGGGTGCGCTCACAGGAGTCTGTATTCAAGCGGGCGGAAGCGGCTTTGCGCGAGGCAGAAGCCCGGCAAGCCTACGCGCAAACCCAGGCGCGCCGCTATGAGCAATTGTTTGCGGTGCGCTCGACCAGCGAGGAAATCGTCACCACCAAGCGGCAGGAACTGCAGATCGCCGATGCCGCCCTATCCGCCGCTCGGGAAGATATTGCCCGGGCACGCTCCGACCGCGAAGCACTCGTCGCGCAGCGGAGCAATCTGCGCCTGATCGCGCCGGTCGACGGTGTAGTCGCCGTGCGCGATGCCGATCCCGGCACGACCATCGTCGCGGGCCAGGCCGTGGTGGAAGTGATCGACCCCAAGAGTTTGTGGATCAATGTGCGCTTCGACCAGATCAGCGCATCGGGGCTGGCTGGGGGGCTGCCGGCTCATATCGTCCTGCGTTCGCGTGGTGGCCAGACCTTGAAAGGTCGCGTGCTGCGGGTGGAACCCAAGGCCGACGCGGTAACCGAGGAAACGCTTGCCAAGGTGACATTCGATAACAAACCAGAACCTTTGCCACCAGTGGGTGAACTGGCCGAAGTCACGGTTGACTTGCCGGCGCTCCCGGCCGCTCCACTGATCCCCAACGCTGCCGTCCAGCGTGAAGGCGATAAAGTTGGTGTCTGGCAAATCGTGGATGGTGATCTGCATTTCTCCCCGGTCAAGCTCGGCACTTCCGACCTCAATGGTTACGTGCAGGTGCGCGAAGGGCTCAAGAATGGGGACCAGGTTGTGACCTATAGCGAAAAGGCACTGACGGCGCGCAGCCGCATCCATGTGGTCGAGCATATCCCGGGAGTTTCACGATGATCAGCCTGGCCGGCCGCGACATTCTCCATGCCTGGGGGAAATTCGTCTTCACCGGCATCGGTCTGGGTCTGCTGATCGGCGTCACCCTAGTCATGGCTGGGGTGTACCGAGGCATGGTGGACGACGGCAAGGCGTTGCTCGACAACAGTGGCGCTGACCTTTGGGTGGTGCAAAAGGATACTCTGGGTCCTTATGCGGAGTCGTCCAGCCTCAACGATGACGTGTATCGCGCCATTCTCGCCATGCCGGGAGTCTCACAGGCAGCGAACGCGACCTACCTGACCATGCAGGTACGCAAGGGCGAGAGTGATGTACGCACCATGGTGGTCGGCATCGCGCCCGGTGCGTTGGGGGCTACACCCGGATGGCCTCCTTATCTCGTCGCTGGACGCCAGATCACGCGCGGTCACTACGAGGCTGTGGCCGACATCGCCACCGGCTTCAAACTGGGAGATCGTCTTACCATTCGCCGCAATCATTACACCGTCGTGGGGCTGACACGGCGTATGGTGTCGTCCAGCGGCGACCCGATGGTATTCATTCCGCTCAAAGATGCCCAGGAGGCCCAGTTCCTCAAGGACAACGATGCCATCTGGCAAAGCCGGCGTCGCACCGAAGCCAACCCGGTCTTCAATCGACCCGGTGATCCAGGTTTGCTGGATGCCGTGATTGCTTCACAGAGCAGCAACGCGTTCGTCAATGCCGTGCTGGTCACTCTGAAACCTGGTCATGCGCCGGACGAGGTTGCCGAATCCATCCAGCGCTGGAAGCGTTTGACGGTCTACACCCGGGCACAGATGGAAGACATCCTCGTCGGCAAGCTGATCGCCACCTCGGCCAAGCAGATCGGCATGTTCCTTGTGATTCTGGCCATCGTTAGCGCGGCCATCGTTGCCTTCATCATCTATTCGCTGACGATGGACAAAATCCGTGAGATCGCGGTGTTGAAGCTCATCGGCACACGCAACCGAACCATCGCCGCGATGATCATGCAGCAGGCGCTCGCCCTGGGCGTGATTGGCTTCGTGGTCGGCAAGATCACAGCCACCTTTTCAGCACCGGCTTTTCCAAAATATGTCCTGCTCACGCCAATGGATTCTGTCGCCGGTTTTTTTGCCGTGCTCGTGATCTGCGTTCTAGCTAGCCTCGTCGCCATTCGCATAGCACTCAAGGTCGATCCGGCCGAAGCCATTGGAGGTTGAGATGAGTGGCAAAGGGATACACATCGAAAGTTTAAGCAAGCGGTATGGCGATGGTGACACCGCTGTCTTTGCCTTGAGAGACGTGAATATGCATGTTGCGCCTGGTGAAGTGGTGGGACTGATCGGCCCTTCCGGGTCCGGCAAGAGCACGCTGCTCAAGTGTCTGGGTGCGGTGATCGAACCGACCGCCGGTCGCATGACGCTGGGCGATGAAGTGATCTACGCCGATGGCTGGAAAGTCCGCGACCTGCGCGCCTTACGGCGTGACAAGATCGGTTTCGTTTTCCAGGCGCCGTACCTGATTCCGTTTCTCGATGTCACCGACAACGTGGCGCTGCTGCCGATGCTTGCAGGCGTCGCGAATGGAGAGTCGCGCGCGAAGGCACTGGAATTGCTCACAGCGCTTGATGTGCAACACCGAGCTCGCGCAATGCCCTCGCAACTCTCCGGTGGCGAGCAGCAACGGGTCGCCATCGCGCGCGGACTGGTCAATCGTCCGCCGGTGATCCTGGCCGATGAACCCACTGCGCCGCTGGATTCCGAGCGCGCCATGGCTGTAATCCGCATCCTCAACGACATGGCCCGGAAGTTCGAGACCGCCATCATCGTCGTCACCCATGACGAAAAGATCATCCCCACATTCAAGCGCATCTACCACATCCGCGACGGCGTGACCCATGAGGAAGCTGGCGAAGGGCGGGAGTTCGAATGAGAGAACGATTGAATTACAGGAGAATTTCATGACCCACCGCAAACACAGCCACGCATTTGGAACTATCACCCTGACCGTTACGGCCTGCCTGCTTTTATGGGGTTTTCAGTTGCCAGCTTGGGCTGGTGACGCTACCCAGGTTGAGCCACTGGCGCTACGCAAGATCATGCAGGAACTCGGGCGCAACATGCAGGCTATTACCGGTGCGATTTCGCAGGAGGAATGGGTTCAGGTCGTTCAGCTCGCCCCAAAAGTTGCTGCACACCCCGAGCCACCGCTTACTGAAAAAATGCGCATCCTTGCTTACCTCGGCGCTGATGCGACCAAGTTCAGCAACTTTGACGCGCAGACTCACGAGGCGGCGCTGGCCATGAAGCTGGCTGCTGCGAGCAGCGACGGCAAGGCGGTGACCCAATCATTCGCCCACGTGCAGGAAAGCTGCTTGGGCTGCCACCAAGCTTTCCGTAAACCTTTCGTGGAGCATTTTTATGGAGCACGCTAAAACATGCCAGCGCCCCATCAGCCTCGAAAGACGGCTTGCGGCAACTTACCTGGTAGCTGGTCTGGTCACCGCCGGTCTGGCCGGCTGCGCCGCCGGCCCTGATTTTCAGCGTCCCACCGCACCCGATGTGGCTCGCTACACTGCAACACCGGTAGCTGATAGAACCGTGTCCGCTCCCACGCAGTTCGGCGAAACACAACGTCTAGTCGAAGGGCTTCCGATCGAAACGCAATGGTGGCAAAGCTTGGGTTCATCCGCACTCGACGGACTGATAAACGAAGCTTTCCATGTCAGCCCGACGCTGGCGAGCATCAGCGCCAATTTGCGACAGGCGCAGGAGCTTCTTGCCGCACAGGCGGGCTCGACGCAATATCCACAGGTAGATGTCGCACTGGGATCTCAGCGCCAGCAAATGAGTCCCAGTAGCCAAGGGTTGAGCGGAGACGCACGTCAATTCAGCCTCTACAACGCCAGCGTTGGCGTGCATTACAACCTCGATCTGGCTGGCGGCAACCGGCGCGCACTCGAAGCCTTGGCTGCTCGCGCCGACTACCGTCGCTTCGAACTGAATGCTGCGCGCCTGGCCCTTGCCGGCAACATGGCAACCGCTGCCATTACCCGAGCACGCCTCGCCGCGCAACTAGAAGCCACTACTGCCATTTTGCGCGTGCAGGATGAGCAACTGCGCCTGGCCCATGAACGCGTGCGTATCGGTCAGGCCTCACCTGATGAAGCGTTGAGCCTACAAGCTCAGGCGGAGCAAACGCGGGCAGAACTGCCTGCGCTGCGTAAACAACTGCAACAAACCGAACATCTACTGGCGGTGCTAGCCGGTCGTGCCCCAGGCACGGGTGGCATCCCGGCCTTCACTCTGGCCGATTTCACTCTACCCGTCGAGATGCCGCTCGTCGTGCCCTCAGAACTGGTGCGCCGCCGACCGGATATCCAGGCGTCAGAGGCGCTGTTGCATGCGGCCAATGCAGACTATGGTGTGGCTGTCGCCAAGCTCTACCCACAGATCAACCTGAGCGCCAACCTTGGTTCTCAGGCGCTGACCACCGGTGCCCTGTTCGGTGGTGGCTCGGCAGTGTGGGGCCTGGTTGCGCAGCTCACCCAGCCTCTTTTTAATCCAGGGCTACCCGCTGAAAAAAGAGCGGCGCTCGCCGCTTTTGATGCCGCCGTAGCCAATTACCAGAGCGTCGTATTGGAGTCTTTGCGTAACGTCGCCGACACCCTGCGCGCGGTGGAAAGCGATGCACAAACTTTGACTGCCCTCGCTGCCGCTGATATGGCTGCACAGGCCTCCTTGCAGTCGGTCGAGCGGCAATACCGGCTGGGCGCGGCCAGCTACCTGCAACTGCTCATCGCGCAGCAACAGGCACAGTCAATCCGGATCAATATGGTTGCGGTCCAGGCACAACGCCTAGTCGATAGTGTTGCTTTATATCAGGCCCTGGGAGGTGGTGTCAGTTAAGACTATACCCTAACCTGATGTCAGATGTTGAGCACAAACAACGTCAGAGTAGGGTATTAATTTATATTTATTGACACATTCAGCCAAGGGTAATAGATTTCATCCTGACATTTTTACCTTTGGAGGCATCTTGCAAGGTCAACGTATCGGCTACGTTCGCGTCAGCAGCTTCGACCAGAATCCTGATCGACAACTGGAACAAATAGAAGTCGGCAAGGTATTCACCGATAAGGCTTCAGGCAAGGACACACAACGTCCCGAACTTGAAAGGCTGCTGGCCTTCGTCCGCGAGGGCGACACCGTGGTGGTGCATAGCATGGACAGGTTGGCACGCAACCTTGATGACCTGCGCCGCATCGTCCAAGGGCTGACACAACGGGGCGTGCGCATGGAGTTCGTCAAAGAAGGGCTAACGTTCACCGGCGAGGACTCACCGATGGCCAATCTGATGCTGTCGGTCATGGGAGCCTTTGCTGAGTTCGAGCGCGCTCTGATCCGCGAACGTCAGCGCGAGGGAATCGTGCTGGCTAAGCAGCGCGGGGCCTACCGGGGACGAAAGAAATCGCTGAACAGCGAACAAATTGCCGAGTTGAAACGGCGAGTTGCGGCAGGCGACCAGAAAACCTTGGTGGCCCGTGACTTCGGCATCAGCCGCGAAACCTTGTACCAGTACCTGCGGGAAGACTGACCATGCCACGCCGCTCAATCCTGTCCGCCACCGAGCGCGAAAGTCTGCTGACACTGCCAGATGCCAAAGACGAACTGATACGGCACTACACGTTCAACGAAACCGACCTGTCGGTGATCCGTCAGCGTCGCGGCGCCGCGAATCGATTGTGCTTCGCCGTGCAGCTTTGCTACTTGCGATTCCCTGGCATCTTCTTGGGCGTCGATGATTCTCCATTTCTGCCCCTGCTGCGCATGGTGGCCGCACAACTCAAGGTGCCGGTGGAAAGCTGGAACCATTACGGCCAGCGCGAGCAGACACGGCGGGAGCACTTGGTCGAGCTGCAAACGGTGTTTGGATTCAAGCCCTTCACCATGAGTCATTACCGGCAAGCCGTGCATACATTGACCGAACTGGCCTTGCAAACAGACAAAGGCATTGTGCTGGCCAGCACCCTTGTTGAAAACCTGCGGCGGCAGAGCATCATCCTACCCGCCATGAATGCCATCGAGCGCGCAAGCGCCGAGGCCATTACCCGTGCCAACCGAAGCATCCATGCGGCATTGGCCGATTCCTTGATACCTGTCCATCGCCAGCGCCTGGACGAACTGCTCAAGCGCAAGGATGGTAGCAAAATGACGTGGGTAGCGTGGCTGCGCCAATCGCCCGCCAAGCCGAACTCGCGCCACATGCTTGAACACATCGAACGCCTCAAAGCCTGGCAGGCGCTTGACCTACCTGCTGGCATCGAACGGCAGGTACACCAAAACCGCTTGCTCAAGATCGCCCGCGAAGGCGGCCAGATGACGCCCGCCGACCTGGCCAAGTTCGAGTCGCAGCGGCGTTACGCCACCTTGGTAGCACTGGCCATCGAGGGCATGGCCACCGTCACTGATGAAATCATCGACCTTCACGACCGTATCATCGGCAAGCTGTTCAATGCGGCCAAGAACAAGCATCAACAGCAGTTCCAGGCTTCCGGCAAGGCGATCAACGACAA
This genomic interval from Klebsiella sp. RHBSTW-00484 contains the following:
- a CDS encoding ArsR/SmtB family transcription factor, which encodes MLMNEDTKRQTDMKNAALRAADVLRGLANSDRLLLMCQLSLGEANVAGLEAAVGITQPTLSQQLGVMRRLKLVETRRAGKMVYYRIEDNRIMTLLNTLYDLYCPQAGTGKGSHNNE
- a CDS encoding Dps family protein; protein product: MSKQIIDIGIAESSRVEIADGLSRLLADTYTLYIKTHYYHWNVTGPMFNSLHLMFENQYNELATAVDDIAERIRSLGCFAPGTYHEFSRLTAVNEDKDIPAAKNMIENLVQGQETVVKTARSLFPLVNNANDEATADLLTQRIQLHEKTAWMLRSLLE
- a CDS encoding PaaI family thioesterase, with the protein product MNCYLDARKAHTCCMVCSSRDNNPDTVNLMFSEHPDGSVCADYTANHRHQGYTGLLHGGMTSTLLDAAMTHCLFMQGVQALTAELTVRFISPVCTGDKLMVCARLLGQRRGIYLLEAWLTKGQQTVARATAKFIVPSQDIALAHR
- a CDS encoding NifB/NifX family molybdenum-iron cluster-binding protein, translated to MITAIPVNDDRVANHFTKASHLVLVDERGVELSRTENPALGADCSGKRKLVDLLVQQQVSRVVVRNIGERMLGKLLGHQIAVYQTDCGRRLFTELCDPDTRVLTELNKPEQGRQSFHHEAKGKKCCHSDGNTAENACQGGRQHHHGNGRCCHS
- a CDS encoding DUF134 domain-containing protein, translated to MPRPRIPRNICGRPADTCFKPNARPMSQLEHVHLKEDEFEALRLVDLLGMQQQEAAVAMGVSRQTLANVLKAARFKVVDCLTQGKALIMHSEREGVTQDDHSHSSE
- a CDS encoding IS110-like element IS4321 family transposase is translated as MENIALIGIDLGKNSFHIHCQDRRGKAVYRKKFTRPKLIEFLATCPATTIAMEACGGSHFMARKLEELGHSPKLISPQFVRPFVKSNKNDFVDAEAICEAASRPSMRFVQPRTESQQAMRALHRVRESLVQDKVKTTNQMHAFLLEFGISVPRGAAVISRLSTILEDNSLPLYLSQLLLKLQQHYHYLVEQIKDLESQLKRKLDEDEVGQRLLSIPCVGTLTASTISTEIGDGKQYASSRDFAAATGLVPRQYSTGGRTTLLGISKRGNKKIRTLLVQCARVFIQKLEHQSGKLADWVRDLLCRKSNFVVTCALANKLARIAWALTARQQTYVA
- a CDS encoding TetR/AcrR family transcriptional regulator, with the translated sequence MDTHPKHLPADERRAVTVESVVALAGSQNPSEITTAAIAKHMNLTQGALFRHFPNKEAIWQAVMEWVAERLLARIDRSAQGIESPLAAMEAMFMSHIEFVAEHPGVPRMMFGELQRAESTPAKRMVQTLIQRYGERLHRLIEKGKASGELSPSLDNEAAATLFIGTIQGLVMQSLLAGDVGRMHRDAPRVFAIYRRGIRSAQ
- a CDS encoding efflux RND transporter periplasmic adaptor subunit is translated as MKKLPLQGRTLALLAVIIPLLVLFIYVGLRSGPLAPVAVTVASVESQAITPALFGIGTVEARYTYKIGPTFAGRVKRLEVHVGDQVKAGQVLGEMEPVDLDDRVRSQESVFKRAEAALREAEARQAYAQTQARRYEQLFAVRSTSEEIVTTKRQELQIADAALSAAREDIARARSDREALVAQRSNLRLIAPVDGVVAVRDADPGTTIVAGQAVVEVIDPKSLWINVRFDQISASGLAGGLPAHIVLRSRGGQTLKGRVLRVEPKADAVTEETLAKVTFDNKPEPLPPVGELAEVTVDLPALPAAPLIPNAAVQREGDKVGVWQIVDGDLHFSPVKLGTSDLNGYVQVREGLKNGDQVVTYSEKALTARSRIHVVEHIPGVSR
- a CDS encoding ABC transporter permease; translation: MISLAGRDILHAWGKFVFTGIGLGLLIGVTLVMAGVYRGMVDDGKALLDNSGADLWVVQKDTLGPYAESSSLNDDVYRAILAMPGVSQAANATYLTMQVRKGESDVRTMVVGIAPGALGATPGWPPYLVAGRQITRGHYEAVADIATGFKLGDRLTIRRNHYTVVGLTRRMVSSSGDPMVFIPLKDAQEAQFLKDNDAIWQSRRRTEANPVFNRPGDPGLLDAVIASQSSNAFVNAVLVTLKPGHAPDEVAESIQRWKRLTVYTRAQMEDILVGKLIATSAKQIGMFLVILAIVSAAIVAFIIYSLTMDKIREIAVLKLIGTRNRTIAAMIMQQALALGVIGFVVGKITATFSAPAFPKYVLLTPMDSVAGFFAVLVICVLASLVAIRIALKVDPAEAIGG
- a CDS encoding ABC transporter ATP-binding protein — protein: MSGKGIHIESLSKRYGDGDTAVFALRDVNMHVAPGEVVGLIGPSGSGKSTLLKCLGAVIEPTAGRMTLGDEVIYADGWKVRDLRALRRDKIGFVFQAPYLIPFLDVTDNVALLPMLAGVANGESRAKALELLTALDVQHRARAMPSQLSGGEQQRVAIARGLVNRPPVILADEPTAPLDSERAMAVIRILNDMARKFETAIIVVTHDEKIIPTFKRIYHIRDGVTHEEAGEGREFE
- a CDS encoding cytochrome c, which translates into the protein MTHRKHSHAFGTITLTVTACLLLWGFQLPAWAGDATQVEPLALRKIMQELGRNMQAITGAISQEEWVQVVQLAPKVAAHPEPPLTEKMRILAYLGADATKFSNFDAQTHEAALAMKLAAASSDGKAVTQSFAHVQESCLGCHQAFRKPFVEHFYGAR
- a CDS encoding efflux transporter outer membrane subunit, encoding MEHAKTCQRPISLERRLAATYLVAGLVTAGLAGCAAGPDFQRPTAPDVARYTATPVADRTVSAPTQFGETQRLVEGLPIETQWWQSLGSSALDGLINEAFHVSPTLASISANLRQAQELLAAQAGSTQYPQVDVALGSQRQQMSPSSQGLSGDARQFSLYNASVGVHYNLDLAGGNRRALEALAARADYRRFELNAARLALAGNMATAAITRARLAAQLEATTAILRVQDEQLRLAHERVRIGQASPDEALSLQAQAEQTRAELPALRKQLQQTEHLLAVLAGRAPGTGGIPAFTLADFTLPVEMPLVVPSELVRRRPDIQASEALLHAANADYGVAVAKLYPQINLSANLGSQALTTGALFGGGSAVWGLVAQLTQPLFNPGLPAEKRAALAAFDAAVANYQSVVLESLRNVADTLRAVESDAQTLTALAAADMAAQASLQSVERQYRLGAASYLQLLIAQQQAQSIRINMVAVQAQRLVDSVALYQALGGGVS